Proteins co-encoded in one Arachis hypogaea cultivar Tifrunner chromosome 13, arahy.Tifrunner.gnm2.J5K5, whole genome shotgun sequence genomic window:
- the LOC112737985 gene encoding uncharacterized protein yields the protein MKQGTHSEATMNSRRRKSSSGDSFSFPSTPNPDSDFEFESLTPDSPSSDPCRTSPADHLFFNGRLQPHSFPLFQHHHHSISTTSRTSSISSKDSLMSSRSNSINSRGSSSCSSSARTSASDGSERRLLHSKLSSLSSSASPSCKGVYMGKRTMVSAHPQVYGCSQRWQYLTPVPALNRDASKKRTGEVKQKKKEDKKTKKKKMMKKKNKEKKVRLRFGRKIFRWFVMACRECHAMEPSKIKKKHIMSQQNVNT from the coding sequence ATGAAGCAAGGAACCCACTCCGAAGCCACCATGAATAGTCGCCGGAGAAAGAGCAGCTCCGGCGACTCCTTCTCGTTCCCAAGCACCCCAAATCCAGACTCGGACTTTGAGTTCGAGTCTCTTACGCCGGATTCACCGTCCAGTGATCCGTGCAGAACCTCACCAGCAGATCACCTCTTCTTCAATGGCCGTCTCCAGCCTCACTCTTTCCCTTTATTCCAGCACCACCACCACTCGATTTCCACGACGAGCCGAACTAGCAGCATCAGCAGCAAGGACTCTCTCATGTCTTCTAGAAGCAACAGCATTAACAGCAGGGGAAGCAGCAGCTGCAGCAGCAGCGCAAGGACAAGCGCCAGTGACGGCTCAGAGAGAAGGTTGCTCCACAGCAAGCTCTCATCGTTGTCTTCATCGGCATCGCCGTCATGCAAAGGCGTGTATATGGGGAAGAGGACCATGGTTTCAGCTCACCCTCAGGTGTATGGGTGCTCGCAGAGGTGGCAGTATTTAACGCCAGTGCCCGCGTTGAATCGCGACGCCTCGAAGAAACGAACAGGAGAGGtgaagcaaaagaagaaggaagacaagaaaacaaagaagaagaagatgatgaagaagaagaataaggagaAGAAGGTGCGGTTGCGATTTGGCCGGAAAATTTTTCGGTGGTTTGTGATGGCGTGCAGAGAATGCCACGCCATGGAGCCGTCTAAAATCAAGAAGAAACATATCATGTCTCAACAAAATGTGAATACTTAG
- the LOC140177545 gene encoding serine/threonine-protein phosphatase 7 long form homolog, with amino-acid sequence MTCDHPVHPDRYDERVEEHLRSTGFYHVSQIGVVQCQKALVNALVERWHPETHTFHLPVGECAVSLEDVAMIFGLPTEGLPVTGMTLSSYEALEAECLHQFGVASRKSDCRGSGIKLTWLRDLKERSQLTDENSIQVYVKCHIMLLIGTILFGDKSGASVHWKYLPLLNEFASIGQYSWGSACLAHLYRSLCRASRFDCKEIDGPLTLLLCWAWMRLPYLAPVPREPRSFPLANRWRNWERGDRFCWVAYSAERVDPDIIPAEIYMHSVIWSAMVPLVSFECIEWHATDRFRRQFGFVQGVPHQERSLDRAHGEVLTGPKNLNWATATTHSFWVMQWTNRYSHVLTDDPMMPQQPLDTYMYWYRSKYGDHLNLSDLAVQ; translated from the exons ATGACATGTGATCATCCTGTCCATCCGGATAGGTACGATGAGAGAGTGGAGGAGCATCTACGATCAACTGGGTTTTACCACGTTAGTCAGATTGGAGTTGTTCAATGCCAGAAAGCACTAGTAAATGCTTTGGTGGAAAGGTGGCACCCGGAAACGCATACCTTCCATCTTCCAGTTGGTGAATGTGCCGTGTCACTGGAAGACGTGGCTATGATCTTTGGTCTTCCGACTGAAGGCCTTCCTGTGACTGGCATGACTTTGAGTAGTTATGAGGCATTAGAGGCAGAGTGTCTGCATCAATTTGGGGTGGCGTCGAGAAAGTCGGATTGTCGAGGAAGTGGCATAAAACTGACGTGGCTACGAGATTTAAAAGAACGGTCACAGTTGACCGATGAGAACAGTATACAGGTGTATGTTAAGTGCCACATCATGTTGTTGATCGGTACGATCCTGTTTGGAGACAAGTCTGGGGCATCTGTCCACTGGAAGTATCTGCCTCTGCTGAATGAGTTTGCTAGTATTGGACAGTATAGCTGGGGATCAGCCTGCCTAGCACACCTGTACAGGAGTTTATGCAGGGCCTCACGTTTTGATTGTAAGGAAATAGATGGTCCGCTTACACTTCTACTGTGTTGGGCATGGATGCGCCTACCATATCTAGCACCGGTTCCTAGGGAACCTCGCAGTTTTCCGCTTGCCAACAG GTGGCGAAACTGGGAGCGTGGAGATAGA TTTTGTTGGGTTGCATATTCTGCTGAACGTGTTGATCCGGATATAATTCCTGCTGAGATCTACATGCACTCAGTGATTTGGAGTGCAATGGTGCCATTGGTATCTTTTGAGTGTATCGAATGGCATGCTACCGACAGGTTTAGGCGTCAGTTTGGTTTTGTTCAGGGAGTTCCTCATCAGGAACGGAGTCTAGACCGCGCACACGGAGAAGTGTTAACTGGTCCTAAGAATCTGAACTGGGCCACAGCCACGACTCATTCATTTTGGGTGATGCAGTGGACAAACAGGTATAGTCACGTTCTTACTGATGACCCCATGATGCCGCAGCAGCCATTAGATACTTATATGTATTGGTACCGTTCAAAGTATGGTGATCACTTGAACTTGTCGGATCTTGCGGTCCAATAG
- the LOC112733395 gene encoding uncharacterized protein produces MTSRKHCWVIRRYNGSHTCTRATISQDHSKLDSNTIAEAIKPLVEADPSLKVKSVIAEVQSKFNYTVSYRKTWLAKQKSIEKIFGGWEVSYEALPIWFEAMCNKEPSAVVHFETMPAYQGDDLVTDIRVLHRVFWSYYPCIRAFRHCKPVVQVDGTHLYGKYKGCLLVAVSQDGNNNIVPIAFAIVEGETSDAWHFFLSNLRQHVVTRDGVGLILDRHESINAAVERSHGAWSPPRAFHMFCIRHIESNFLRKFKAPYLQKFVVNIGYSRTVREYELRYQRLRERGEAYTNWLNRIPREQYALAFDGGYRWGHMTTNLVECINSVLKGARNLPITALVKATFYRLNELFTWKRAEAEARINAGHVFTAHVTSKIHANQLASGNIQVNCFDRQNEVFEVREMPSGVVYAIDLRGQRCDCGEFQVDRIPCRHVFACCANQRLDWQVYVHDVYKMDQVRRVYRARFQPLGNPTTWPSYTGPRFVPNPYLRRVSKGRPRMTRFLNEMDTRMLRRPRRCRQCGAEGHSRSRCRQGGPPGTDNNAQ; encoded by the exons ATGACCAGCAGAAAGCACTGTTGGGTTATTAGGAGGTACAACGGCAGTCACACTTGTACCAGAGCAACCATCTCTCAGGATCATTCCAAGCTGGATTCAAATACGATTGCCGAAGCCATAAAGCCATTGGTTGAGGCTGACCCCTCTTTAAAGGTAAAATCAGTTATTGCAGAAGTGCAATCGAAGTTCAACTACACGGTCAGCTATCGAAAAAcgtggttggcaaagcagaagtccATTGAGAAGatatttggaggttgggaagTATCGTACGAAGCGTTGCCCATATGGTTCGAGGCCATGTGTAATAAGGAACCATCAGCTGTCgtccattttgagactatgcctgcatatcaaggGGATGATCTGGTAACTGATATCCGGGTATTGCATCGAGTCTTTTGGAGCTATTACCCATGCATTAGAGCATTCAGACACTGTAAGCCAGTTGTCCAGGTGGACGGGACTCACTTATACGGAAAGTATAAGGGTTGCTTGTTAGTGGCCGTTTCGCAGGATGGTAACAACAATATTGTCCCTATTGCATTTGCCATTGTCGAAGGAGAGACCTCTGATGCTTGGCACTTTTTCCTCAGTAACCTACGTCAACATGTTGTGACTCGGGATGGTGTGGGTCTGATATTGGACCGACATGAGTCCATAAATGCAGCGGTGGAACGTAGTCACGGAGCTTGGTCACCTCCTAGAGCTTTCCACatgttttgcatcaggcatatagaATCGAACTTTCTGAGAAAATTCAAGGCACCCTATCTGCAAAAGTTTGTCGTCAATATAG GGTATTCGCGGACGGTTCGTGAGTATGAACTGCGTTACCAGCGTTTACGAGAGCGAGGCGAGGCGTATACTAACTGGTTAAACCGTATTCCCCGTGAACAGTATGCGTTGGCATTCGACGGTGGCTACCGTTGGGGTCACATGACGACTAATCTTGTGGAGTGCATCAACTCAGTAttgaagggtgcacgcaatctcCCAATCACTGCACTTGTGAAAGCAACGTTCTACAGACTTAATGAGTTGTTCACATGGAAAAGAGCAGAAGCGGAGGCGAGGATTAATGCAGGCCATGTTTTTACGGCGCATGTGACCTCCAAAATTCATGCAAATCAACTTGCATCAGGAAACATTCAGGTTAATTGCTTTGACAGGCAGAATGAGGTATTTGAAGTGCGTGAGATGCCAAGTGGAGTGGTATATGCTATTGATCTCCGTGGTCAGAGATGTGACTGTGGTGAGTTCCAGGTGGACCGGATTCCTTGCCGGCATGTGTTTGCATGTTGTGCAAACCAACGACTAGATTGGCAAGTATATGTGCATGACGTTTATAAGATGGACCAGGTCAGGCGCGTGTATCGGGCTAGGTTTCAGCCATTAGGGAATCCTACTACGTGGCCTTCTTACACTGGTCCCCGATTCGTACCGAACCCGTACCTGAGACGCGTTTCCAAAGGTCGGCCCAGGATGACGcgcttcttgaatgagatggacacacGTATGCTACGCCGTCCGAGGCGGTGTAGGCAATGTGGAGCTGAGGGACACAGTCGTAGTAGATGCCGTCAGGGAGGTCCTCCAGGTACCGACAATAATGCCCAGTAG